In the Gossypium arboreum isolate Shixiya-1 chromosome 10, ASM2569848v2, whole genome shotgun sequence genome, one interval contains:
- the LOC108484494 gene encoding 2-methyl-6-phytyl-1,4-hydroquinone methyltransferase, chloroplastic-like codes for MASSMLSGAAPTGIGFARSNFHFRSLPQKSLFCYTKNQKTRMVVTTRCSISSSRPASQPRFIQHKKEAFWFYRFLSIVYDHIINPGHWTEDMRDEALEPADLYSRNMVVVDVGGGTGFTTLGIVKHVDAKNVTILDQSPHQLAKAKQKEPLKECQIIEGDAEDLPFPTDYADRYVSAGSIEYWPDPQRGIKEAYRVLKIGGKACLIGPVHPTFWLSRFFADVWMLFPKEEEYIEWFKKAGFKDVKLKRIGPKWYRGVRRHGLIMGCSVTGVKPFGGDSPLKMGPKAEDVQKPVHPLVFLSRFILGTLAAAYFVLVPIYMWLKDQIVPKGQPI; via the exons ATGGCTTCTTCAATGCTTAGTGGAGCAGCCCCAACAGGGATAGGCTTTGCGAGGTCCAATTTTCATTTTAGGAGCTTGCCCCAGAAGAGTTTATTTTGTTATACAAAGAATCAGAAGACTAGAATGGTGGTAACAACCAGATGCAGTATATCATCCTCAAGGCCGGCTTCTCAGCCTAGGTTCATACAACACAAGAAAGAAGCGTTTTGGTTTTACAGGTTTTTATCAATAGTGTATGATCATATCATAAACCCTGGTCATTGGACTGAGGATATGCGGGATGAGGCGCTTGAGCCTGCTGATCTTTATTCTAGGAATATGGTAGTAGTCGATGTTGGCGGCGGAACTGGGTTCACTACACTTGGTATAGTGAAGCATGTGGATGCTAAGAATGTCACAATTCTTGATCAGTCCCCTCACCAGCTAGCTAAGGCCAAGCAGAAGGAGCCTTTGAAAGAATGTCAGATTATTGAAGGTGATGCGGAGGACCTACCATTCCCTACTGATTATGCCGACAGATATGTGTCTGCAGGGAG TATTGAGTACTGGCCAGACCCACAGCGGGGGATTAAGGAAGCTTACAGGGTACTGAAAATAGGAGGGAAAGCCTGTCTTATAGGTCCTGTACACCCAACATTCTGGTTATCACGATTTTTTGCGGATGTATGGATGCTCTTTCCGAAAGAGGAAGAATATATTGAATGGTTTAAAAAGGCTGGTTTCAAAGATGTAAAGCTGAAAAGGATTGGTCCAAAATGGTACCGTGGTGTCCGAAGACATGGCTTGATCATGGGTTGCTCTGTCACTGGAGTGAAGCCCTTCGGCGGAGACTCTCCACTGAAG ATGGGTCCGAAGGCAGAAGATGTTCAGAAACCTGTTCATCCTTTGGTGTTCCTTTCACGATTTATTCTTGGGACATTAGCAGCAGCATACTTTGTACTAGTTCCAATTTACATGTGGCTCAAAGATCAAATTGTTCCCAAGGGTCAGCCTATTTGA